In the genome of Brachypodium distachyon strain Bd21 chromosome 3, Brachypodium_distachyon_v3.0, whole genome shotgun sequence, the window AAAGGATATGCATTCTGGATGTACTTTTTCATGGCGATGGCTCTGTTGTCGCTTCAGATGATGCGACTGTTGATGGTTCAGTGATTGTGAAGGATCTCATCGTGGGAGAATGTGTATCATCAGGTCTCTGCTGGTTGTTGACCTTGATGTCTCCCATGTCGCTAATCACGGCGGGCTTCGTGATCATATCTGTGGAGACGCCTTTCTCTCCTGTCAGCATCAGGACGATGTTGGTCATGTTGGGACGGAGTTTCATTGCGTCTTGAGTACACAGTAGGCCAACCTTCAAGAATCGGCATGCCTCCTCGACGTCCAGGTCATCCTCTAGATCTGCATCTATGATCTTCTCGAGCTGCCCTTGCTCATGATGTCTCCATGTCTGCAAGATCACCAGCAGACCTTTCACATTATGTCCAACCAAATGTGCTTCAGACAGCAGAAAAGCAAAACTAACTCCAGTTATGTACTTAGGAGTAGATCTTCAGTTTCTTAACTGTATATATTGCAAGTGAATCTCATAACCATGTGTTTCTCGGGATATGCTTACACAAAGGTTTGAGATCTGTGCACAAAACCCTACAAATGGACCTTTAAATGACATTGTAAGTTACTGTCTTCAGAAAGCTTTTAATAATTTGGGTGTTACTGGGATACTGAACAATCAGCACAGCAGGTAGCGCAAGTACCTTGTCAGGTAACTAAATACCAGCCAACACCTAAATGGTAACCTCGTCATGGAAAGAGAATCACAGCTGCAATATCAAACTGAAGCACAAGTTTAGTGAGTGTAGTATTCTGGTAGAGCTTACCCTCTCAAGCAGAAATTGGTCTTCATAAGGCAATCTATTATTGTGGTTACACCTGCCACTAACAATTTCCAACAGCAAAACACCGAAACTATAAATATCTGACTTCTTTGTCACTTGTCCTCTGACAGCATATTCAGGGGCCAGGTATCCTctgaaagaagaaaggaaggCACTAAGAGATAAGAATGACATTCCATGTCCAAACAAACTCCTAAATAAGGTTATACTTATACTTACATTGTTCCTGCAACACGGGTGCTCACATGAGTTGCATTTAGAGGAAGGAGCCTTGCCAACCCAAAATCAGAAATTTTGGGGGTGAGATCCTTATCGAGAAGAATATTGCTTGCCTTTATGTCCCGATGGATTATTGGAGGACGGATTTCCTCATGAAGAAAAGCAAGCCCATGCGCAACCCCTAGAGCAATTTTAACACGAACTCTCCAATTGAATCGAATGCTGCTATAACCTTTTCCTGCAATACCATATAACATACTTAAGTAAGATAGTAGTAAAGGATAATATGATCCATGAAGGACACAGTAGTAGACCGGTATGTCACCTAGCAGTGTGTGTGCAAGGCTGTTGTTCTCAAGATAGTTGTACACAAGGATCCTATGGGACCCTTCAGCACAGCAACCGACTAAGGTGATGAGGTTTTCATGCACAATATCAGAAATTGCCGTGAGTTCAGTAAAGAACTCTCGGATGCCTTGCTTTGAAGTGGCAGAAAGCACCTTTACCGCAACAATTGTGCCGTCTTTAAGCCTTCCCTGATCAAATGACATGTCATTTAAGTAAAGAGTTCAAAGCAATGAACTTTTTAGAAGTCATCAATGACTTGGGCAAATTACCCTGAAAACAGAACCAAAACCGCCTTCGCCGATCTTGTTTGCCTCACTAAAATCATGTGTAGCTTTTCTGAGCTCATTATAAGAAAAGGTTCTCACCTTATTTCCTCCTGGAACTGCCAGAAAGAAAATGCAAGTGGGTCAGAATGAGGCGCCTTTGTAGGTATAAGTGGTTAACAAACTGGCAAAGACATCAAATGCTCACCTTCCTCACCTTCAATACTTTGTTTAATGTCCTTTCCACACATAAAACAACAAGACATATTCGTAAACCAAATTGTGGAAATAACCAAAGACACAGACTAACTTGAAGCTGAATTCCTGTGAACAAAGAGCAATATCAGTTTTTCATTCAGCTAAGGAACAATTAGTCAGTTTAAATGTACCAATTAGCCTCAGTTCACAAACCTATGTATGTTTAACCAAACATATATCTGTTTACCGGTACCAATTAACCGAAATATATTAAGTTCACATATATAGTAAGAGACTGGTACTGACTGTACTAGCATTATTAAATTACGGTAGAGTTTAATTCTGAGTTCAGAAACTAACTAGCCAACTCTCTGCATTACTAGTTTATTGCTCTACAGATTGTCAAGAAAAAATTACTAATTGAAACAAGGGTGTGGCCTTTTCTCAGTCGCTTGATTTTTAAGAAAGAAGCCTTAAATCAATAAATCTCAGTCATCGAACTagaaccgttggattaagatcggAGCGTCATTTCCACTCCCCCATCTTCCATGTGTtgccgttggattaagatctaaCGGTAAGGTGGTCGACTTATCTCTAGCTAAAAACAGTCAACTTCtttatagcaaaaccgtttaaACAATGTGTCTAGTGGAGTACATGAAACACAGAactgtgaaaccaagaaggaacAGGACCAGATCTAGGCCCTGCTTGGATTGATGTTGCCACACCCCACCAACACTGCCAACTGAAGTCAGGGTCTCCCCACCGTCCAACCAAAAAGAAGCAAACCTTTTGATAATATACTCCGTAGCTGCTAGCTGGTGTCATCACAATTGGCAAAAAAAGTATGTCTGCCTCCAAGATAGGGCAGGCAACCCAGCAAACTCACACCATGTGGGCAGTCCATCGGATCCATATGAAAGAATGGTGTATTCCTATCTTCATTAAAGTGAATACTATGTGTTTTACTATTCTTAACACATTCGTACtgaaaaaacttcaaacatttACCTTATCATCGTAAGAACTAACATTTGCTCCAGGCTAGTACTTgatttgcaaataaaaagtagcctcttttttttttaccaataaTAGTTTTTCTACGGGTAGTTGACAAAATTAGTCAAATAATAAACTAATAAAAATTCCTGTCCATTGCATCTAGTACCAACCGTGCACATGCAGGGTATTGTTCCTTTCTGATATAGGCGTTACTCAACAGCATTGACTTATTCTAGGATGCAAAATGGAAGCAAAGAAAGAATCGATATATatctaacaaaaacacatTCCCTGGAATCCCAATCCAACATGTATGCAAACATATGCTACATTAATTAGCGTTTGCCCAACACGTAAATCGAtcaaaaaaattagcaaaacaTGGCAAAGCAGCACCCGCTCTTGGCCTCAAACCTGCAGAAGCTATCAAATCTGGGGTCGAGAACCCATGAAACGCAATCCGGAGGGGAAATGTATCACACGGGCTCCAGGGGCAGATCTAGATGGCGTGCCCCTGAGAGGGGGGGAGTTTCGGGGTGAGAAGCGGAGGGTTTGGGGTGCAGGGAGGAGGGGTTTGGCGTCGAGGCGTCGGCGGTGACAGTGAACTACGCCGTAGGAGAGATGCCATGGCCGCATGCCGCAGTGGGTCGGATTGGAGGCTAGGGTAGGTCAAGAACATGAAATCGCTTCCCAGTGCCCAAGAAAATAAGCTAACTGGCATTATCCAGACCCAAACCCAAGAAGTAGAAATCACCTGATGTCGATCCGCCTGCGTCCTTTCAGGGTCGCCCGGAGCTTGAGAACCGAGTGGCGCCCTTGGGGTGTCCGGGAAGGAACCAGCCGGCGAGGAGACTGATGGAACAAGAGACGGGGGATTTGGAATTGGAGGTGAAATCTGGAACATCGACTTGGGAACGGCGATTCTTTCCTCTCCCACTTTTCCCTCTCTCTACTCTCTAATCCATCGTCGGAAAGCCAAAAGCCTTCCTCTTTCAAGCTCAAAAAAACCTCTTTTTAGCTCGCCTGTGGAGTGGAGTAACAAGTTGGTTAAGTagctgtcaaaaaataaacaagTTGGTTAAAATAGGTTTCCTCCCGGCGTGATTCTGTAATCAGCGCACGCCCAGAGGCCAGATCCCCTGGCTtgtatgtaaaaaaaatgggcCAGATAGAGAACACCAAGAAAACTGGGCCGGTTAGTCGTCGTTCCTGGGCCAAACCCATATACGCATCAATAACTAGTTACTACGTAGTACGAAGCAACCACTCATGGAAAATACAACCCCTCATGAGTCATAAATCATTTATCCAGAGATCCCATTATAGTGACGtgtatttgtataaaaattaTCCACGTCGCTTATTCCGAGACGGAGGAATCCACGTCACTATTTTGGGACGGATTGAGTATATTGTACCGCTATCATCCTGCCAAAATAGCAAGCTAGAAGAAGGGTCATCGGTGGAAGCCGACACATCAATGTTGTTGGACCGTTGGTGGAATCCGATGCAATGGTAGGTTCGCCCACAACCACGTCGAGAGCAAGTCCATGAGAAGCCTAACATGGTGATCCATGGTGTGCTCCTGTTTGCAAGCAGCTTCACGGACGTCCTACCTAGGCCTATATGGAGGAGAGAAGAATAGGAGTTGTGGAGAGAATATAATGATTGCCCACCCCCCAACATTGATGAGGATTACATGATGTGAGAATTCGTTTGGACGACCAAACTCCTTCCATAGAAAGAACAAAATAGGACTTGTTAGATTAGCGAGTTTACTTTCGCTTTCGATGTGGTTGAGCAAAGAATATTCTTATCTTTTGAAATTGGATTTCTCAACCTGGACTGTGCCCATGTACCACCCAAAGCCATGatacaccaccaccacctaaTAACGATAACGTGTCATTGCCTATGTTATCTCTATCGCCTTTCGACGCCCGACCACATTCAACTCAACCAATCTAGTTTTCACCCCTTGACAATTTTTTCAAGCCATCATCCTTCAGCTTAGCAATTTGAATAAAGAACATGTTTTATCTTTCCTACATCTCAAACCTCAATCATCGTACTAAAGTTCAAAACAATAATACGATTCTTCAAGAAGAGCATACCCTTGCGCAACATGCATCACGAGACAATAACCGAGTTTTGACATAGGAAAACCCTCTGCTCATCTTTGCAAGCTGACACTACGTCCTATTGAGACGACAAACTTTTAAtggtttttcaaaaaataagtTTACCATTATCCTCTGCTCATCTTTGCAAGTTGACACTACATCCTATTGAGACTACATCCAGGTCATAATAAACCTCTGCTCAAATTTACCATTATCCTCTGCTCTTCCCACCTGAGGAGTGGGCCTCGAGCCAAAACCTCTCTACAGTCCAGCCCACGGTATCGTCTCCTCAGATGGTCAAACCCTAAATAAGACCAGCAATCCACCGTTATCCCCTCTCGTCTCCGCCTccgctcctcgtcctcctcctcccggcagcatcaccatcttcttcctccgatCTCCTTCGCTAGCGCCGTCCTCCCGTGCACACTCCCAGACGTCCTCCTCCCCTACCCATCGATCCGCCCCCCGCCCGTCGAATCCGTTCTCTCGCCGTCTTGGTACGTTCCTGTTTCAGTCACCGTCGCGTCCGTCCTCCGTGCTCATGGGTTCCGCAAGCTCTTCCCTGAATTCGGCCCTTCCCACTAGGTCAAGCTCGTTTTCCTTCGTCACTGGTGGATGCGATGCGTTTGCAATCGTTGCCGCAATTCGGCACGGTCTCTTTGGCAGGTTTCACCCCCAATTCCTCCGCAGGGCGGCACGGTCTCTTGGCAGGTTTCGCCGCCCAATTCCTCCACAGGGGAAGGAAAAGGAAGCGAGGCTGAATTTTGAGATTCAGGCTGCTTCGAATCCGTAtgtgttagggttagggtctTGACCTGTGCTGCAAGGCTAGTCTCTAGTTCTTGAGGGCTCTCCTTCCTTCTAAGTTAACCCCCGTCTGTTCAGCTGGTCCTTTCTGTGCTTACTGCTAAGATCCTACCAAGGCTTTTGACTGATTTGTATGCTGCATGTTGGTGATCTGTTCATCATCTCACAAACAGGTCTTTGGGGAGTTCTGCTTATTGGTTCCATCTCGGTTCATCAGTAAATGTTGTTCTGGTGGTGCACCTCAACTAGTTTGTCGTGTTCTGCTCACGTGCATGTTACAGTTATCCCTGAATCTTGATCCTTGTCGCGTTTCGCCTATTGATCCTGTCACATTAATCACTGAATCTAGTTCTTTGTCACCGGGTTAGATATGGTTCGATGGTCATACAGCAATCACTATGTCTAGCGAGTTGGGCTTCCGTTCGATTTTTCTGATGCCTCATGACTGCATGATCTGTGCCAATTCACATGGTTTGCTCTGCGTATGTTATTCTCCTATCTTTTATTCCACTCATACGCATTGGTGAATTACCAGAAGATATCAGCGGTTCCATAAAAAAGTATGTCTTGTCCTGTTGGTGCATCTCGACTAATTATTTGTCGTGTTTTGCCTAGTGGGGCCATCACATTTATCCTGGAATCTAGTTCCTTGTCACGTTTTGCCTACCGTTTCTATCACATCCATCACTGAATCTAGTTCATTCTCACCGGGTTGGATATCGGTTGACGGT includes:
- the LOC100822755 gene encoding cold-responsive protein kinase 1 isoform X2 produces the protein MSCCFMCGKDIKQSIEVPGGNKVRTFSYNELRKATHDFSEANKIGEGGFGSVFRGRLKDGTIVAVKVLSATSKQGIREFFTELTAISDIVHENLITLVGCCAEGSHRILVYNYLENNSLAHTLLGDIPVYYCVLHGSYYPLLLSYLSMLYGIAGKGYSSIRFNWRVRVKIALGVAHGLAFLHEEIRPPIIHRDIKASNILLDKDLTPKISDFGLARLLPLNATHVSTRVAGTIGYLAPEYAVRGQVTKKSDIYSFGVLLLEIVSGRCNHNNRLPYEDQFLLERTWRHHEQGQLEKIIDADLEDDLDVEEACRFLKVGLLCTQDAMKLRPNMTNIVLMLTGEKGVSTDMITKPAVISDMGDIKVNNQQRPDDTHSPTMRSFTITEPSTVASSEATTEPSP
- the LOC100822755 gene encoding cold-responsive protein kinase 1 isoform X3 → MSCCFMCGKDIKQSIEGEEVPGGNKVRTFSYNELRKATHDFSEANKIGEGGFGSVFRGRLKDGTIVAVKVLSATSKQGIREFFTELTAISDIVHENLITLVGCCAEGSHRILVYNYLENNSLAHTLLGKGYSSIRFNWRVRVKIALGVAHGLAFLHEEIRPPIIHRDIKASNILLDKDLTPKISDFGLARLLPLNATHVSTRVAGTIGYLAPEYAVRGQVTKKSDIYSFGVLLLEIVSGRCNHNNRLPYEDQFLLERTWRHHEQGQLEKIIDADLEDDLDVEEACRFLKVGLLCTQDAMKLRPNMTNIVLMLTGEKGVSTDMITKPAVISDMGDIKVNNQQRPDDTHSPTMRSFTITEPSTVASSEATTEPSP
- the LOC100822755 gene encoding cold-responsive protein kinase 1 isoform X1, with the translated sequence MSCCFMCGKDIKQSIEGEEVPGGNKVRTFSYNELRKATHDFSEANKIGEGGFGSVFRGRLKDGTIVAVKVLSATSKQGIREFFTELTAISDIVHENLITLVGCCAEGSHRILVYNYLENNSLAHTLLGDIPVYYCVLHGSYYPLLLSYLSMLYGIAGKGYSSIRFNWRVRVKIALGVAHGLAFLHEEIRPPIIHRDIKASNILLDKDLTPKISDFGLARLLPLNATHVSTRVAGTIGYLAPEYAVRGQVTKKSDIYSFGVLLLEIVSGRCNHNNRLPYEDQFLLERTWRHHEQGQLEKIIDADLEDDLDVEEACRFLKVGLLCTQDAMKLRPNMTNIVLMLTGEKGVSTDMITKPAVISDMGDIKVNNQQRPDDTHSPTMRSFTITEPSTVASSEATTEPSP
- the LOC100822755 gene encoding cold-responsive protein kinase 1 isoform X4, whose protein sequence is MSCCFMCGKDIKQSIEVPGGNKVRTFSYNELRKATHDFSEANKIGEGGFGSVFRGRLKDGTIVAVKVLSATSKQGIREFFTELTAISDIVHENLITLVGCCAEGSHRILVYNYLENNSLAHTLLGKGYSSIRFNWRVRVKIALGVAHGLAFLHEEIRPPIIHRDIKASNILLDKDLTPKISDFGLARLLPLNATHVSTRVAGTIGYLAPEYAVRGQVTKKSDIYSFGVLLLEIVSGRCNHNNRLPYEDQFLLERTWRHHEQGQLEKIIDADLEDDLDVEEACRFLKVGLLCTQDAMKLRPNMTNIVLMLTGEKGVSTDMITKPAVISDMGDIKVNNQQRPDDTHSPTMRSFTITEPSTVASSEATTEPSP
- the LOC100822755 gene encoding cold-responsive protein kinase 1 isoform X5, translated to MSSEKLHMILVRQTRSAKAVLVLFSGLKDGTIVAVKVLSATSKQGIREFFTELTAISDIVHENLITLVGCCAEGSHRILVYNYLENNSLAHTLLGKGYSSIRFNWRVRVKIALGVAHGLAFLHEEIRPPIIHRDIKASNILLDKDLTPKISDFGLARLLPLNATHVSTRVAGTIGYLAPEYAVRGQVTKKSDIYSFGVLLLEIVSGRCNHNNRLPYEDQFLLERTWRHHEQGQLEKIIDADLEDDLDVEEACRFLKVGLLCTQDAMKLRPNMTNIVLMLTGEKGVSTDMITKPAVISDMGDIKVNNQQRPDDTHSPTMRSFTITEPSTVASSEATTEPSP